The nucleotide sequence CGAGGGCGCGGCCGAGGGGTCGAGGTCGTGAATTCGCGCCACCTCGGACGTCCATCGTCCCCGTCCCGTCGCCGGGTCCAGCTCCCAGCCGCCGATCTGGGCGATCTGGCCGGTCTGCTCGAGGAGCTCGTCCCTGTCTTCGAGCGCCTGCTGTACCCGCCGCCGCTCGGTCACGTCCGTGATGGCCCCGTGCCAGGTCACGCCGCCGTCGGGGTCCGCGAACGGCACCGAGTGCCCCTCCACCCAGATCTCGCCCTTCACCGGGTGGATGACGCGAAACTCCTCGCGCCACGGCGTCATCGCGCGCTTCGACGCGTCGATGGTGTCCACGATCCGGGCCCGGTCCTCGGGATGCCAGAGCGCCGCGGCCTGGGAGGCGTCCACCGCCAGGGCGACCGGCGTCAAGCCGTAGATTTCCACGATCTTCGGGCTGGCGTACGGGAAGCAGTACGAGCCATCCGGACCTTCCCGGAAGGAATGGAGCACCGTCGGTGCCGCGGCGGCGAGCGCCGCCAGCCGGTTTCGCTCCTCGAGCAGGGCATCGTCGGTCCTCTTCAGATCGGTGACGTCCCGGGCCACGACCAGGAGCCCATCGGTGCTCCCGTCCGCGCCCGTGTACGGGACGCGATCGATCCGGTACCAGCGACGCTGCCCGGCCGGCATCGGCAGCTCCTCGAGGGAGCCGATCTGGGCCACGCCGCCCTCCAGGATGGCGCGGTCGTCCGCCGCGGTCCTGGCGGCCTCCGCGGCGATCACGTCGGCGGCCTGGCGCCCCTCCATGTCGTCGATGGGGAGGCCGGCCACCGAGGCGGCGAGGGCGTTCACGCGCCGGAGGCGGTCGTTGCGGTCCTTGAACCAGATCAAGGCGGGGAGGGAGTCGAAGACCGCCACGATCTCGCGGTCGGCCTCGCGCCAGTCGGCGAAGATGGCGAGCTGCCCGCGCTCCGCCGCGACGATCACGGCGGCCATCGACGCCAGCAGGATCAGGGCGGCCACCAGCGCGATCAGGAACGTCGTGTCGGCACGCCGCGTGGCCTCGGCCAGCTCGTCACGCATGCCCGCGTCCACCGCGGCCGCATGGCGATCGAGCGTCGACACCAGGGCCATCAGGGCCGTCTCCGCGTCGGCTCCGTGGGTGCCGCCGGCGCGCAGCTGGTGCTGCAGCACCGACACTCCGCGGCGGACGTCGGCCAGTCCGCCGCCAGGGTCTGGGGGGCGATGCAGGGCCGCCTCCGCGCGGGCGACCGCCTCCACCGCCTGCGTGATCCGCACCAGTCCCTGGTTGGCGTCGTACGCCGACCCGGGGGCCGCAAGCGCGACGTCGACGGCCCCTCGCGCCAGGTCGGCCCGCGCCGTGCGGAGCGCGGCCAGGGCCTCGAGGCCATGCCCGAGCGCATGGCGCTGCTCGAACGAGAACCACACCATGGCGCCGCACAGCAGGGCCGACGACAGCACCGCCGCGAGCGACCGCTGGCGCGATCGGCGCGTCGCCTCGTGGAGGCGCCGAAGCCTGGCCTGATGCGTCACGGCGCCGCGCTGGTCCGCGGCGCGGCCACTGCCGGGGGCAGCGAGCGCCTGGTGAAGGCGAAGGGCTCCACCAGCGCCAGGTGCGCCGGGGTTCCGATGACGTCGATGAGCACCCCGTTCCACGCGTCGACCAGGACGTCGTCCCCGCGGCGGAACGCAAATCCCCCCAGCCGGGCCTCCCCGGGGCCGGAGGGGTCGGCCGCGAACGGGTCAGGCACCTCGAAAGCCCCGGCCGACTCGTGCGTGGCCGTCCAGCGCACCATCGGCTCCGAATTCAGGAGCAGGTCGGCTCGACCCGATTCCAGCGCGCGCCGGGCCGCGGCCGCGTCCGGTACGGCGATCGTCCGGTCGCGCGGAATGCCGGCGCGCCGTGCGAGCGCCTCCTCGACCGACGAGGCCAGGACCACCACCGTCGCGCCCGTCGTCCTAGCGTCGTCGAGCGAGTGCAGCTGCTTGGGGTTGCCGGACCTGACGAGCGCCGAATCACTGGCCTGGAAGGTGGGCACCGAGAATCGGAAGCGCCGCGCGCGCTCTTCGGTGATGAAGAGGCCGGCCGCCACGACGTCGTAGCGCCCCTCGTCGAGCTGGTCGAGCAGCGCGCCGAAGTCGGACAGCACGAAGGTGACCCGCACGCCCAGGCGCTGCGCCACGAAGCGCCCGAGCTCTGGAATCGCGCCCGTGACCCGCCCGCTCCCGTCGACGAACGCGTACGGGGCCTCCACCGCGTATCCGACACGCACGCCGTGGGGATATCGTGTCTCGAGGCTCTTGTCCCGTCCGCCCCAGCCGACTGTGAGAACCGCCAGCAGCAGGCTGGCGGCCACGACGAACACCCGTTTCACGACCACGACCTCTTGGTTCTGCCGAGCCTCCCCGGGCCGATCCGCCGCAGCCGTGCGGCCTGGCGCGCCAGGATTCCGCTGGATCTATCGGCCCCGGCGGTCAACCGTGATACCCGTGCCGGCAGGCCATGCGGCATCCCCATGGGCAGCCGCGCGCAGCCCCGTGAAAGCCGCCGCCGGGCGCCGCCGGGCCGGCGCGGACCGCCGGTGAAGGCGGGGGCGATTGGGGGCCAGAAAAAGACGACGGGCGGGATGGATCGCTCCATCCCGCCCGTCATGTCGATGCCGTGGGATCTCGCCGCCCGCCGCTAGGCCCGAGCCGCGTCGACCGTCACGCCTCTACGCGCACCCGGACGTCGTGCCGCAGTTCGTGCACTTGTAGCAGGCGCCGCTCCTCACCATGATCGAGCCGCACGTGCTGCAGGGCGGCGCGTCCTCCTGGTTCTGGATGGCCGCGAACGACGCCTTGCCGGCGCCGGTCTTCGCCGCCGTCACCGTCACCGCCGCCTCCGCGAAGACGGCCTTGGCGTTCACGGCGGGCACGACGACCGGCGCGTCGGCCGCCTCGTCACGGTTGTTCACGCCGGCCGCGAACTGCGCCTCCGGCGACAGGAACTTCGACGCCATCCACCGGAAGATGTAGTCCACGATCGACTTGGCGAAGCGGACGTCGGGGTTGCGCGTCATGCCCGAGGGCTCGAAGCGCACGTGGCTGAACTTGTCCACCAGCGCCTGGAGCGGCACGCCGTACTGCAGCGCGTAGCTGATGGCCTGGGCGAACGCGTCGGCGAAGCCCGAGATGGTGGACCCCTCCTTCGCCATCACCAGGAAGATCTCGCCCGGCATGCCGTCCTCGAAGAGGCCCACCGTGATGTAGCCCTCGTGCCCGGCGATGTCGAACTTGTGCGTGATGGCCTGACGCTCGTCCGGCAGCTTCCGGCGCATCGGCGTCCGCGCGGCCATGGCCGCCGCCACCGCCGCGTCGATGGCCTCGCGCGATGCCCCGGTCGCGGCGACCGCTGCGGTCGCGTCCTTGGAGGTGTTGAGCGGCTGCGTCCGCTTGCTGCCGTCGCGGTAGATCGAGATCGCCTTGGCGCCCAGGCGCCACGACTCCATGTAGGCCTGCTCGATCTCCTCGACCGTGGCGTCCTTCGGCACGTTCACGGTCTTGCTGATGGCGCCGGAGATGAAGGGCTGCGTGGCGCCCATCATCTTGATGTGCCCCATGTAGTGAATGGACCGCTCGCCGTTGGCGGCCTTGAAGGCGCAGTCGAACACGGGCAGGTCGCGCTCGAGGAGGTGCGGGGCGCCCTCGATCGTCTCCTGCTCATCGATGTACTGGACGATGTCGGCCACCTGCGACTGCGTGTAGCCGAGCTTCTTCAGCGCCATCGGCACGGTCTGGTTGACGATCTTCATCATCCCGCCGCCGACGAGCTTCTTGTACTTCACGAGCGCGATGTCGGGCTCGACGCCGGTCGTGTCGCAGTCCATCATGAAGCCGATGGTGCCGGTGGGCGCCAGCACGGTGGCCTGGGCATTGCGGTAGCCGAAGTCCTCCCCGAGCTCCACGGCTTCGTCCCACGACTGCTTCGCGCCGTTGTGGAGATCGGCGGGAACGTTCTTGGCGTTCACGCCCTTGATCGCGTCGCGGTGCTTCCGCATCACCCGCAGGAACGGCTCGCGGTTCTTCGCGTAGCCGCGGAACGGGCCGCCGTGGTCGCGCGAGACGCGCGCCGACTGCGCGTAGGCCTCGCCGGTCATGATGGCGGTGATGGCGCCGGCGTAATCGCGCCCGGCGTCGCTGTCGTAGGGCAGCCCGCGCGACATGAGCAGCGCGCCGAGGTTCGCGTAGCCGAGGCCGAGGGGCCGGTAGTCGTGGCTGTTCTTCTCGATGGCCTTCGTCGGGTAGCTGGAGTTGTCGACGAGGATCTCCTGCGCCGTGATCATGGTGCGGCAGGCGGCCTTGAAGCCCTCGACGTCGAACTCGCCGTCCTCACGGACGAACTTCATCAGGTTGATGGACGCCAGGTTGCACGCCGAGTCGTCCAGGAACATGTACTCGGAGCAGGGATTGCTGGCGTTGATGCGCGAGGTGTTGGGGCTGGTGTGCCACTCGTTCACCGTCGTGTCGAACTGCATGCCCGGATCGCCGCACACCCAGGTGCCCTCGGCGATGAGCCGCATCAGGTCGCGCGCCTTGTAGGTGTCCACGACCTCGCCGGTCGTGACGGCCTTGGTCTGCCAGATGCCGTCGTCGAGCACCGCGCGCATGAACTCGTCGGTGACGCGCACCGAGTTGTTCGAGTTCTGGAAGAAGACCGACGAGTAGGCGACGCCGTTGAACGAGCCGTCGTACCCGGAGTCGATGAGGGCCCAGGCCTTCTTCTCCTCCTCCACCTTGCAGTTGATGAACTCGACGACGTCCGGATGCTCGGCGTTGAGGATCACCATCTTGGCGGCGCGGCGCGTCTTGCCGCCCGACTTGATGACGCCGGCGAACGCGTCGAAGCCCTTCATGAAGGACACCGGGCCCGAGGCCGTGCCCCCGCCGGCCAGGAGCTCCTTGGAGGAGCGGATTGACGAGAGGTTGCTGCCGGTGCCGGACCCGTACTTGAAGAGCATGCCCTCGGTCTTCGCGAGCCCGAGGATCGAGTCCATCGTGTCGGACACGGAGTTGATGAAGCACGCCGAGCACTGGGGCGCCGTCTCGAAGCCGCAGTTGAACCACACCGGGCTGTTGAAGGCCGCCTTCTGGTGCACGAGGAGGTGCTTCAGATCGTCACTGAAGGCCTGCAGGGCGTCGGGGGTCGCGAAGTAGTCCTGCGCACGCGCCCAGCCCGTGATGGTGTCGACCACGCGGCCGATGAGCTGCTTCACCGAGCGCTCGCGCTCGGGAGATCCGAGATGTCCGCGGAAGTACTTGGAGACCACGATGTTGGTCGCCTGCTGCGACCAGGTCTTGGGCATCTCCACGTCCCGCTGTTCGAACACGACCTTGCCGCGCTCGTTGCCGATGATGGCATCGCGCAGCTCCCATTCGACGTCGTCGAAGGGGTCGGTGCCCGCCGTGCTGAAGTACCTGGGGAACTCCAGGCCGGATACGGTCACCGGCGCGGCCGTCTCTTTCGCGGCCGGCGTGCCGGTGCCATAGGTGCCTTCGACAGCCTGTCCCGCCGCCGTCAGCTTCTGCCCAGCGCCTTCCTCCATGAGCCCTCCGCTCGCGCCAAAAGACAGCACGTCCCCTCCCCAGGGGGGTGTCGCCGATCCGCGAGTTGATGTGGTAGTTGTGGCCGAACGACTTACAGACGAACCTGACCTCGCACACGCCGCCGGGGGGGTCTGCCGAACATTTCAGTCATCGAACACCGCCGGTGCCTGGCGCTCGCCGGTGGTCTGGCAGCGTCGTTCATCGGCGTCGCTCGACGGTCCGACCTGGCCGAAGGCTGGGATTCCTCGGGTTTGGTCAGCGGCCGCGCGCGCGTTGGCAAATATGCGCGTGTAACCGCGGTTTGTCAAGCTCGGCGACCACAATATCTAGCGTCTGAAAAATAGGGCAGTCGCAAGATATACGGAGTTTTCGCCGTTTTTCACGGTTTCGTCATTTTTTCGCATTTCCGGGTCGTTGCACCGGCGTCACATCCGCCCGGCGGGCGGCGGCGTACTCAGCGGACGAGGGCGGCCGCCATGGTGGCGGCCTTGTCGGCGAGCTTGCCCGCGAACATGACGTTCCGGGCGCGCAACGCGTCCTCGGCCTGCTGCATGAAGCTCTTCGCGGTGTCGTACTGCGTACGGCGATCGCTGTCCAGCCGGCCGTAGTCGAGGCGCCGGAGGTCGGTTGCCGCACGCGTCAGCAGCTGGCGGATCGACTGGTCGGCCTTGGCCGACGCGCCCGGCGTCTGGATGGCCAGGGCAACGGGCGGTGCGGGAGGGGCGGGCTGCAGGGCCGGCGCCTCGGACTCGTCGGCGGCGGTCTCGGGCCGAGGCGGGTCCCGTCGCGGCGGGCGGACGGCGCGTGGCGGCGGCGTCACCGCGCCGGCCGACACGGGCTCGGCCGGCAGCGGGGGTCCGGCTCGTAGTCGGCCACGATCCGGGGCGGCGCCTCGGGCGGCACCAGCTCGGGCAAGGGGGCCGGGGCGGTGGCACGGGCCGTCGCGCAGCCGGCGACCGAGCCGGCCGCGAGCAGGCCGCACGCGAAGGCGACCAGCCGGGGGACCATGCGGCCATTGTAGCGCGCACCCGGCACCGGCGGCGGCGATCGACGGCTACGCCGCGCGCGGGAGCGCGATCGTGAAGGTGGTGCCCGCGCCCGGCGTGGACTCCACGTCGATGTCGCCGTGGTGCAGCTGCACCGTGCGGAACACCATCGACAGGCCGATGCCGCTGCCGCCGGCCTTGGTGGTGAAGTAGAGGTCGAAGACGCGCGCCAGCTGATCGGGTGGAATGCCGGTTCCGGTGTCGTGGACTCGCACCAGGGCCCGTCCGTCGCGCCCCGTCTCGCACGTGAAGCGCAGCGTGCCCCCGTGCGGCATGGCCTGCAGCGCGTTCACGGCGAGGTTGAGCAGCGCCTGTCGGAGCATCGCCGGATCCGCCTCCACCGCCACGGCCCGATCCGAAGCCGCGATCTCGACCTTCACGCGCGCGGCGTCCGCCTCGGCGCGGATCGAGTGGGCGACGTCGGCGGCGATGGAGGCGATGGCGACACGCTCGAGGCGCATGTCCTCCGGCCGCGCGAACTTGAGGAACCCCTGGACGACGGCGTCGAGCCGCTTGATCTCGTGGCCGATGATGTCGACGTGGGAGCGGACGTCGGCTTCCGCGGCGCCGGCCGCGAGCTTCTGGCGCAGCAGCTCGAGGTGGATGGTCATCGCGTTCAGCGGGTTCTTCACCTCGTGGGCGACGCCGGCCGTGAGGCGCCCCAGGGCGGCGATGCGCTTGGAGAGCTGCGCCAGCTCGATGCCGGACGCGCCGCCCGCCGAGACGCGCACGAGCTGCGCGCTGATCGCGTCGAAGACGCCGCGCAGGTCCTGCACGTCGGCTTCCTGCAGGTCGAGCGTCACGCCGAGCTCGCCGCGCCCCAGGCGCGTCAGGCTGCTCTGGATGACGTGAATCGGCCGCATCACGGCCTGGGTGAGCAGGATGGCCACGAACACCGCCACGAGCAGCGCACCGGTGGCGGTGGCCAGCGCGGGGGAGATCGTGTCGGTGAGCGAGCGGCGGGCGAGGAGCGTGGAGATGCCGATGCGAATGTCGGCGATCTGTTCGTCGTCGATGAGAAGCGGCGCGCGGTACTCCAGCGTGCGCCCGCGTGTGGACCAGATCTCCCAGAGCTGCTCGAGGCCGCTGCGCGAGAGCAGGTCGTCGAGGTCGGCGGCGGGCGCCATCCGCTGCCCGACGAGCGTGGGGTCGCTGTGCGCGACGGCCACGAAGCTCGTGTCCACGATGGCCGCGTAGGTGACGTCCTCGGAGTAGATGGCCGCCTGCAGAATCGACCGGACCCCGCCGTCGGCGGCCAGCTCGTCGAACGCGGCCTCGCGGCTCGTGACCACCTCGAAGGCGCGGTGGAACACCGCGTTGGCCAGCAGCTCGCCCCGGGCGCGGTTCTCCTCCAGCGAGAGCTGGGCGATGCGCGCCAGGTTCACCACGCTCAGCGAGACCACGACGACGCCGACCAGCCCCGTCACGCCGAGAATCTGCTTCAGGCGGATCGACAAGCGGGTCATGGCAGGAGTGCGCCTTCGGAGGGCCGCCGCCGGGGGGCTCAGGCGCCCTGTTTCATCCGGTTCAGCTTGTTGTGCAGGGTCTTCAGGCTGATGCCGAGCATCTCGGCCGCCCGCGTCTTGTTTCCGCCGGCCGCGTCGAGCGTGGCCAGGATCAGCTTCTGCTCGGCCTCGTCCACCGTCATTCCAGGCGTGAGGGTGACTTCGCTGACGGGCGCCAGCGGCGCGCTCGCCCGGCGTTCGGCGGTCAGCGGCGGCAGGTGCTTGGCCTCGATGAAGTCGCCCTTCGAGAGGATGACGGCGCGCTCGATGACGTTGCGCAGCTCCCGCACGTTGCCGGGCCACCCGTACGCCTCGAGCCGCCGCATCGCCTCGGGGTCCACCGCCTTGACGGACTTCTGATCGCGCTGGTTGAACTCGTCGACGAAGGTCTGGACCAGGAGCGGCAGATCCTCCTTCCGGTCCCGGAGCGGCGGCAGGGCGATGGTGAAGACGTTCAGCCTGTAATACAGGTCGTCACGGAGCTTGCCCGCCTTCACGGCGCCCACCGGATCGACGTTCGTGGCGGCCATGACGCGGACGTCCACGTCCTGCTCGTTCCGGCCGCCCAGCCGCCGGAAGCGGCGCTCCTGGAGGACACGGAGGAGCTTCACCTGCGTGGCCGGCATCATCTCCGCGATCTCGTCGAGGAAGAGCGTGCCGCGGTCGGCCAGTTCGAAGCAGCCGGCGCGGCGCTCGTAGGCGCCGGTGAAGGCGCCCTTCTCGTGGCCGAAAATCTCGCTCTCGAGCAGGGTCTCGGGAATGGCCGCGCAGTTGATGGCGACGTAGGGCGAGGTGGCGCGAGGGCTCAACTGGTGAAGCGTCTGCGCCACCAGCTCCTTGCCGGTGCCGGATTCGCCGATGATGAGCACCGACGCGGTGGTGGGCGCGGCCTGCTCGATCACGTTGTAGACCTTCCGCATCTCGCGGCTCGCCCCGACCATACGTCCGAAGCGGCCTTCCTCGCGGAGACGCCGGCGCAGTTCGGTGTTCTCCCGCTTGGCGGCGCTGAGCTCCGCGAGGCGCTCGAGCAGGTGGCGGAGCCGCTGCGGGTCCACCGGCTTGGTGAGGTAGTCCTCGGCGCCGCGCTTCAGGGCGTCGACGGCCGTCTCGACCGTGCCCTGCGCCGTGAGCAGCACGAACGAGATGTGCGACAGGTCGTCGCCGAGGGCCGCGAGCAGCGCGAGCCCGTCCATCCTGGGCATCACGAGGTCGCTCACGACGATCGTGGGGCGGAAGGAGGCGACCCGCGCGAGCGCCGCCTCGCCATCCGCCGCGGATTCCACGACGAATCCCCACGTCCGCACCAGCTCGGTCAGCCCGAGGCGCGCCGACTCGTCGTCCTCGACGATCAGCACGCGCTGCGCGGCCACGGCCGCTCTCCCCGCGTCGGTCACGCGGAAAGTGTACCATCGCCCTACCTCACCGCCGATGATGAACGACGGGCTCGACACGCGCGACGTCACCACGGACGACCCGATGGCACGGGTCGAGCACGTGCCGGACGCCGCACTCGCCCGGCGCGGCCCGTCCCGCCTGCAGGCCGTGGGCGAAGCCGTG is from Vicinamibacterales bacterium and encodes:
- a CDS encoding vitamin B12-dependent ribonucleotide reductase; this translates as MEEGAGQKLTAAGQAVEGTYGTGTPAAKETAAPVTVSGLEFPRYFSTAGTDPFDDVEWELRDAIIGNERGKVVFEQRDVEMPKTWSQQATNIVVSKYFRGHLGSPERERSVKQLIGRVVDTITGWARAQDYFATPDALQAFSDDLKHLLVHQKAAFNSPVWFNCGFETAPQCSACFINSVSDTMDSILGLAKTEGMLFKYGSGTGSNLSSIRSSKELLAGGGTASGPVSFMKGFDAFAGVIKSGGKTRRAAKMVILNAEHPDVVEFINCKVEEEKKAWALIDSGYDGSFNGVAYSSVFFQNSNNSVRVTDEFMRAVLDDGIWQTKAVTTGEVVDTYKARDLMRLIAEGTWVCGDPGMQFDTTVNEWHTSPNTSRINASNPCSEYMFLDDSACNLASINLMKFVREDGEFDVEGFKAACRTMITAQEILVDNSSYPTKAIEKNSHDYRPLGLGYANLGALLMSRGLPYDSDAGRDYAGAITAIMTGEAYAQSARVSRDHGGPFRGYAKNREPFLRVMRKHRDAIKGVNAKNVPADLHNGAKQSWDEAVELGEDFGYRNAQATVLAPTGTIGFMMDCDTTGVEPDIALVKYKKLVGGGMMKIVNQTVPMALKKLGYTQSQVADIVQYIDEQETIEGAPHLLERDLPVFDCAFKAANGERSIHYMGHIKMMGATQPFISGAISKTVNVPKDATVEEIEQAYMESWRLGAKAISIYRDGSKRTQPLNTSKDATAAVAATGASREAIDAAVAAAMAARTPMRRKLPDERQAITHKFDIAGHEGYITVGLFEDGMPGEIFLVMAKEGSTISGFADAFAQAISYALQYGVPLQALVDKFSHVRFEPSGMTRNPDVRFAKSIVDYIFRWMASKFLSPEAQFAAGVNNRDEAADAPVVVPAVNAKAVFAEAAVTVTAAKTGAGKASFAAIQNQEDAPPCSTCGSIMVRSGACYKCTNCGTTSGCA
- a CDS encoding ATP-binding protein, translating into MTRLSIRLKQILGVTGLVGVVVVSLSVVNLARIAQLSLEENRARGELLANAVFHRAFEVVTSREAAFDELAADGGVRSILQAAIYSEDVTYAAIVDTSFVAVAHSDPTLVGQRMAPAADLDDLLSRSGLEQLWEIWSTRGRTLEYRAPLLIDDEQIADIRIGISTLLARRSLTDTISPALATATGALLVAVFVAILLTQAVMRPIHVIQSSLTRLGRGELGVTLDLQEADVQDLRGVFDAISAQLVRVSAGGASGIELAQLSKRIAALGRLTAGVAHEVKNPLNAMTIHLELLRQKLAAGAAEADVRSHVDIIGHEIKRLDAVVQGFLKFARPEDMRLERVAIASIAADVAHSIRAEADAARVKVEIAASDRAVAVEADPAMLRQALLNLAVNALQAMPHGGTLRFTCETGRDGRALVRVHDTGTGIPPDQLARVFDLYFTTKAGGSGIGLSMVFRTVQLHHGDIDVESTPGAGTTFTIALPRAA
- a CDS encoding transporter substrate-binding domain-containing protein is translated as MVVKRVFVVAASLLLAVLTVGWGGRDKSLETRYPHGVRVGYAVEAPYAFVDGSGRVTGAIPELGRFVAQRLGVRVTFVLSDFGALLDQLDEGRYDVVAAGLFITEERARRFRFSVPTFQASDSALVRSGNPKQLHSLDDARTTGATVVVLASSVEEALARRAGIPRDRTIAVPDAAAARRALESGRADLLLNSEPMVRWTATHESAGAFEVPDPFAADPSGPGEARLGGFAFRRGDDVLVDAWNGVLIDVIGTPAHLALVEPFAFTRRSLPPAVAAPRTSAAP
- a CDS encoding sigma-54 dependent transcriptional regulator, whose translation is MTDAGRAAVAAQRVLIVEDDESARLGLTELVRTWGFVVESAADGEAALARVASFRPTIVVSDLVMPRMDGLALLAALGDDLSHISFVLLTAQGTVETAVDALKRGAEDYLTKPVDPQRLRHLLERLAELSAAKRENTELRRRLREEGRFGRMVGASREMRKVYNVIEQAAPTTASVLIIGESGTGKELVAQTLHQLSPRATSPYVAINCAAIPETLLESEIFGHEKGAFTGAYERRAGCFELADRGTLFLDEIAEMMPATQVKLLRVLQERRFRRLGGRNEQDVDVRVMAATNVDPVGAVKAGKLRDDLYYRLNVFTIALPPLRDRKEDLPLLVQTFVDEFNQRDQKSVKAVDPEAMRRLEAYGWPGNVRELRNVIERAVILSKGDFIEAKHLPPLTAERRASAPLAPVSEVTLTPGMTVDEAEQKLILATLDAAGGNKTRAAEMLGISLKTLHNKLNRMKQGA